A window of the Gossypium hirsutum isolate 1008001.06 chromosome A05, Gossypium_hirsutum_v2.1, whole genome shotgun sequence genome harbors these coding sequences:
- the LOC107951009 gene encoding 60S ribosomal protein L32-1, translating to MAVPLLSKKIVKKRVKKFKRPQSDRKISVKTNWRRPKGIDSRVRRKFKGCTLMPNIGYGSDKKTRHYLPNGFKKFVVHNVGELELLMMHNRTYCAEIAHDVSTKKRKEIVERAAQLDVVVTNKLARLRSQEDE from the exons ATGGCGGTGCCGCTTCTAAGTAAGAAAATCGTGAAGAAGAGGGTCAAGAAGTTCAAGAGACCTCAGAGCGACCGCAAAATCTCCGTTAAG ACAAACTGGCGTAGACCAAAGGGTATTGATTCTCGTGTCAGAAGAAAGTTCAAGGGATGTACTTTGATGCCCAATATTGGCTATGGTTCAGACAAGAAGACCCGACACTATCTTCCAAATGGCTTTAAGAAGTTTGTCGTGCACAATGTTGGAGAGCTTGAACTGTTAATGATGCACAACAG GACATATTGTGCCGAGATTGCCCATGATGTTTCaacaaagaagagaaaggagattGTGGAACGGGCAGCCCAGCTTGATGTTGTTGTTACGAACAAGCTTGCTAGGCTGCGCAGCCAAGAAGATGAATGA